In Ruania zhangjianzhongii, the following proteins share a genomic window:
- a CDS encoding DUF421 domain-containing protein yields the protein MGELLGVTPLEALAVVLGTAGMYVTMVIIIKLVGQRMLSSMSSFDVAAVIAFGSILGRAALGEAPRLAAGILSLATLVAMQAVAGLVRSVRRGGRLIVSEPVLLMAGSAVVEENMRHCHVVLAELQSRLRQAGIRHRGEVAAVVFEPSGAISVLRRGDGIEENLLDGVRGGELVPRELLR from the coding sequence ATGGGAGAACTGCTGGGGGTCACCCCGCTCGAGGCCCTGGCCGTGGTGCTCGGTACCGCCGGGATGTACGTGACCATGGTGATCATCATCAAGCTGGTCGGGCAGCGGATGCTGTCCAGCATGTCCAGCTTCGACGTGGCGGCGGTGATCGCGTTCGGCTCGATCCTCGGCCGCGCAGCGCTCGGTGAAGCACCGCGACTGGCCGCAGGCATCCTCTCCCTGGCCACCCTGGTGGCGATGCAAGCGGTCGCCGGACTGGTCCGGAGCGTGCGCCGCGGCGGTCGGCTGATCGTGTCCGAGCCCGTGCTGCTGATGGCTGGATCCGCGGTGGTCGAGGAGAACATGCGGCATTGCCACGTGGTGCTCGCCGAATTGCAGTCCCGGCTCCGGCAGGCGGGTATCCGGCACCGCGGCGAGGTGGCCGCCGTCGTGTTCGAGCCCTCCGGCGCGATCAGTGTGCTGCGCCGCGGCGACGGGATCGAGGAGAACCTGCTCGACGGCGTCCGCGGCGGCGAGCTGGTGCCCCGCGAACTGCTGCGCTGA
- a CDS encoding type IV toxin-antitoxin system AbiEi family antitoxin domain-containing protein, whose amino-acid sequence MDLSRLAAAQFGIVSRAQALAERSAEAVRWKLARGSWQRVHPGVYAVHDQPLGWFARASAALLYYGDDAALSLESAAFILGLASRQPQLVHVDVPANAGRQRRPATRVRRRHRLLTVSRRGLLVTAPAFTVIDLGDTPTASREDAIATAARAVQRHRTTAEELMAELEQRRSHRHRRALELSLGIVAEGAESVLEVDFVIRVVQAHGLPEMRMAVADRAAGRTIRRDFVDAAHRLVVEVDGRAAHEGSRGADIRRDRATAARDVVTLRAEWVDVYYAACQLAAEIFATARGRGYRGELWPCGPGCEAARSLRRSA is encoded by the coding sequence ATGGACCTCTCCCGACTGGCGGCAGCGCAGTTCGGGATCGTCTCCCGCGCACAGGCCCTGGCGGAACGAAGCGCAGAGGCGGTCCGGTGGAAGCTGGCTCGTGGGTCGTGGCAGCGCGTGCATCCCGGTGTCTACGCGGTGCACGATCAGCCTCTCGGCTGGTTCGCCCGGGCCAGCGCCGCGCTGCTCTACTACGGCGACGATGCCGCCCTGTCGCTGGAGTCCGCAGCCTTCATACTCGGGCTGGCGTCCCGGCAGCCCCAGCTCGTGCACGTGGACGTCCCGGCCAACGCGGGGCGGCAGCGGCGACCGGCCACGCGGGTGCGGCGCCGGCATCGGCTGTTGACCGTCAGCCGCAGGGGCCTCCTGGTCACCGCGCCGGCCTTCACCGTGATCGACCTTGGCGATACCCCCACGGCTTCCCGGGAAGACGCGATCGCCACAGCAGCACGGGCCGTGCAGCGGCACAGGACCACCGCCGAGGAGCTCATGGCCGAGCTCGAGCAGCGGCGCAGCCATCGTCATCGGCGCGCGCTCGAACTCTCCCTCGGCATCGTGGCCGAAGGCGCCGAGAGCGTGCTCGAGGTCGACTTCGTCATCCGCGTGGTGCAAGCCCATGGGCTTCCCGAGATGCGGATGGCGGTCGCCGATCGGGCCGCAGGGCGGACCATCCGCCGCGACTTCGTCGATGCGGCCCACCGGCTCGTCGTCGAGGTCGATGGTCGCGCGGCGCACGAAGGTAGCCGGGGTGCAGACATCCGCCGTGACCGGGCGACCGCAGCGCGGGACGTCGTCACCCTCCGCGCGGAGTGGGTGGACGTCTACTACGCGGCCTGCCAGCTCGCGGCGGAGATCTTCGCGACCGCTCGTGGCCGTGGTTATCGCGGCGAGCTCTGGCCCTGTGGTCCCGGCTGCGAGGCGGCAAGATCTCTGCGCCGATCGGCCTGA
- a CDS encoding SRPBCC family protein yields the protein MPVVSAEVTVPVDAQTAFALSQTTGEVRLRWDRFVRRQHFLDGATHPGKGVRTLTVHRWGARMVSEYVSYAPPRNVGMRMVTGPWFFAKMAGGWRFEEAGPGQARAVWKYNFSCRPNWLAPLAEKIGTWVLGREIQRRIDGFAAGCADPVVLATVADRD from the coding sequence ATGCCGGTGGTGAGTGCAGAGGTGACAGTTCCCGTGGATGCGCAGACCGCGTTCGCCCTCTCCCAGACCACCGGCGAGGTGCGGCTGCGCTGGGACCGGTTCGTCCGCCGTCAGCATTTCCTCGACGGCGCCACACACCCGGGCAAGGGCGTGCGCACCTTGACCGTGCACCGGTGGGGAGCGCGCATGGTCAGCGAGTACGTGTCCTACGCGCCGCCCCGCAACGTCGGGATGCGAATGGTCACCGGGCCGTGGTTCTTCGCGAAGATGGCCGGAGGCTGGCGCTTCGAGGAAGCCGGCCCAGGGCAGGCGCGGGCAGTGTGGAAGTACAACTTCTCCTGCCGGCCCAACTGGCTGGCCCCGCTCGCCGAGAAGATCGGCACCTGGGTACTCGGCCGGGAGATCCAGCGGCGGATCGACGGGTTCGCGGCGGGGTGCGCTGACCCGGTGGTGCTGGCGACGGTTGCCGACCGGGACTGA
- a CDS encoding glycoside hydrolase family 65 protein produces MSNGHGQHTSGESGDTTEYADHRRGYEIHPWKLVRNGLSLGELAASESLFTLANGHIGLRGTLEEGEPRAVPGTYINGFYEQRPLPHAEAGYGFPESGETVVNVTDGKIIRLFVGDSPFDLRYGHTLEHERTLDLRSGTLDRYTEWVSPSGTPVRVTSRRLVSLVHRSLAAISYEVEPLEDDVYVALYSDLLANEQAGSPSSDPRDAAVLERPLKSEASAARGQQAVLMHRTRRSKLRMAAGMDHVLEVPPGANTTIESNGDLARFTVTAQIPRGQKLRLVKYLAYGWSHRRSSPALRDQVEAALAVGKLIGWDELLEQQRAYLDEFWSSADVQIEGDPGMQQALRVSMFHVLQCAARSEGQGIAAKGLSGVGYDGHTFWDAEAFALPMLTYTAPSAARDHLAWRMDTLPQARDRATELGLAGAAFPWRTITGKECSGYWPAGTAAFHVNSAIADAVSRYVAASGDAQFDTEVGTEILVETARLWISLGHYDDGSFHIDGVTGPDEYTAIVDDNVYTNAMAQANLRAADAACGRYPAKEVRLGVTAEERSAWRDAADAMILPFDEYLGVHAQSEDFTAQDEWDFARTAAEHYPLLLNYPYFQIYRKQVIKQADLVMAMHLRGDVFTDEQKAKNFAYYEARTVRDSSLSATTQAILAAETGHLQLAYDYWAEGALVDLGDLHGNVDDGLHIAAMGGAWLVAVAGFGGMRDHGGTLTFAPRLPAELNRLRFHVRIGEAVLAVDITRTEGQVTAGYELVQGEELTTTHHGEPVQVRSGEPVRMAVPAVPEVEPVHQPAGRAPVRRVPQA; encoded by the coding sequence GTGAGCAACGGTCACGGTCAGCACACCAGCGGCGAGAGCGGCGATACCACCGAGTACGCCGATCACCGCCGCGGCTACGAGATCCACCCCTGGAAGCTCGTCCGGAACGGCTTGTCGCTGGGCGAGCTGGCAGCGAGCGAGTCGCTGTTCACCCTCGCGAACGGGCACATCGGCCTGCGCGGCACTCTCGAGGAGGGTGAACCCCGGGCGGTGCCCGGCACCTACATCAACGGGTTCTACGAGCAGCGTCCGCTCCCGCACGCCGAGGCCGGTTACGGCTTCCCGGAGTCCGGCGAGACCGTGGTGAACGTGACCGACGGGAAGATCATCCGACTGTTCGTCGGCGACTCCCCGTTCGACCTGCGCTACGGGCACACGCTCGAGCACGAGCGCACCCTGGACCTGCGCAGCGGCACCCTGGACCGGTACACCGAGTGGGTCTCCCCGAGCGGCACCCCGGTCCGGGTCACCTCCCGCCGGCTGGTCTCCCTGGTGCACCGGTCGCTGGCCGCGATCAGCTACGAGGTGGAACCGCTCGAGGACGATGTCTACGTGGCGCTGTACTCGGACCTGCTCGCCAACGAGCAGGCCGGCAGCCCGTCCTCGGACCCGCGCGATGCCGCCGTGCTGGAGCGGCCGCTGAAGTCGGAGGCCTCGGCGGCCCGCGGACAGCAGGCGGTGCTGATGCACCGCACCCGCCGGTCCAAGCTGCGGATGGCTGCCGGGATGGACCACGTGCTCGAGGTGCCGCCGGGGGCGAACACCACGATCGAGTCGAACGGGGACCTGGCCCGGTTCACCGTGACCGCGCAGATCCCGCGGGGACAGAAGCTGCGGCTGGTGAAGTACCTCGCCTACGGCTGGTCCCACCGGCGCTCCTCCCCCGCGCTGCGGGACCAGGTGGAGGCCGCCCTCGCCGTCGGCAAGCTGATCGGCTGGGACGAGCTGCTCGAGCAGCAGCGTGCCTACCTGGACGAGTTCTGGTCCAGCGCTGACGTGCAGATCGAGGGCGACCCGGGGATGCAGCAGGCGCTGCGGGTGTCCATGTTCCACGTGCTGCAGTGCGCGGCCCGTTCCGAGGGTCAGGGCATCGCTGCCAAGGGCCTCAGCGGTGTGGGCTATGACGGACACACCTTCTGGGACGCCGAGGCGTTCGCGCTGCCGATGCTCACCTACACCGCCCCCTCCGCGGCCCGGGACCACCTGGCGTGGCGGATGGACACTTTGCCGCAGGCGCGCGACCGGGCCACCGAGCTCGGCCTGGCGGGGGCGGCGTTCCCGTGGCGGACGATCACCGGCAAGGAGTGCTCCGGGTACTGGCCCGCAGGTACGGCGGCGTTCCATGTGAACTCGGCGATCGCCGACGCGGTCTCCCGATACGTGGCCGCCAGCGGGGACGCCCAGTTCGACACCGAGGTCGGTACCGAGATCCTGGTGGAGACCGCGCGGCTGTGGATCAGCCTGGGCCACTACGACGACGGGTCCTTCCACATCGACGGCGTCACCGGACCGGACGAGTACACCGCGATCGTGGACGACAACGTGTACACGAACGCGATGGCTCAGGCCAACCTGCGCGCGGCGGATGCGGCCTGCGGGCGCTATCCGGCGAAGGAGGTCAGGCTCGGCGTCACCGCTGAGGAACGGTCGGCCTGGCGGGACGCGGCCGATGCGATGATCCTCCCGTTCGACGAGTACCTCGGCGTGCACGCACAGTCCGAGGACTTCACCGCCCAGGACGAGTGGGACTTCGCACGCACCGCGGCCGAGCACTACCCGCTGCTGCTGAACTACCCGTACTTCCAGATCTACCGCAAGCAGGTGATCAAGCAGGCCGACCTGGTGATGGCGATGCACCTGCGTGGTGACGTGTTCACCGATGAGCAGAAGGCCAAGAACTTCGCCTACTACGAGGCCCGCACCGTGCGGGACTCCTCACTGTCGGCCACCACCCAGGCGATCCTCGCGGCAGAGACCGGGCACCTGCAGCTGGCGTACGACTACTGGGCCGAAGGCGCGCTGGTGGACCTGGGCGATCTGCACGGGAACGTGGACGACGGCCTGCACATCGCGGCGATGGGTGGTGCCTGGCTGGTGGCGGTGGCCGGATTCGGCGGGATGCGCGATCACGGTGGCACCCTCACGTTCGCTCCGCGGCTGCCGGCCGAGCTGAACCGGCTCCGGTTCCATGTCCGGATCGGCGAGGCAGTGCTCGCGGTCGACATCACCCGCACCGAGGGGCAGGTCACGGCCGGCTATGAGCTGGTCCAGGGCGAGGAGCTGACCACTACCCACCACGGCGAGCCCGTGCAGGTGCGTTCCGGTGAGCCGGTCCGGATGGCGGTGCCGGCGGTTCCCGAGGTGGAGCCGGTGCACCAGCCCGCCGGGCGGGCACCGGTGCGGCGGGTGCCGCAGGCCTAG
- a CDS encoding beta-phosphoglucomutase family hydrolase yields the protein MISPTPNALRALGLPPSIRACLFDLDGVITQTASLHFAAWKHTFDAILADLGQAAFTSADYAAHVDGRRRYDGVRTFLQSRGISRPEGTPQDPPEADTICGIGNRKNADVQRILAEDGVETFPGTVRYLAAVREAGLATAIVTASANGQAVVESAGLAAEFDARIDGVVAAEHNLPGKPAPDTFLAGAAELGVDPSAAVVIEDAIAGVQAGHAGAFGYVIGVDRLDHAEALAAAGADVVVTDLADLLSDQVGSTLSRPPTGVPGPPADHDEPAANPEEDQ from the coding sequence ATGATCTCGCCCACCCCGAACGCCCTGCGCGCTCTCGGCCTTCCGCCGTCGATCCGGGCTTGCCTGTTCGACCTCGACGGCGTGATCACCCAGACCGCCTCGCTGCACTTCGCCGCGTGGAAGCACACCTTCGATGCGATCCTGGCCGACCTCGGCCAAGCCGCGTTCACCAGCGCCGACTACGCGGCGCACGTGGACGGCCGCCGCCGCTACGACGGCGTCCGCACCTTCCTGCAGTCCCGGGGGATCAGCCGCCCGGAGGGCACCCCCCAGGACCCGCCGGAAGCGGACACGATCTGTGGGATCGGGAACCGGAAGAACGCCGACGTGCAGCGAATCCTCGCCGAGGACGGGGTGGAGACGTTCCCCGGCACGGTGCGTTACCTGGCCGCAGTCCGGGAAGCGGGCCTGGCCACGGCGATCGTCACCGCCTCCGCCAACGGCCAGGCCGTGGTCGAGTCCGCGGGCCTGGCGGCGGAGTTCGACGCTCGGATCGACGGCGTCGTCGCCGCTGAGCACAACCTGCCCGGTAAGCCCGCGCCGGACACCTTCTTGGCCGGCGCGGCAGAGCTCGGTGTGGACCCGAGCGCGGCCGTGGTGATCGAGGACGCGATCGCCGGGGTGCAGGCCGGCCACGCCGGAGCGTTCGGGTACGTGATCGGCGTGGACCGGCTCGACCATGCCGAGGCGCTGGCGGCGGCCGGCGCGGACGTCGTGGTGACCGACCTCGCCGACCTGCTCAGCGACCAGGTCGGTTCCACGCTCTCCCGCCCACCGACCGGCGTGCCCGGACCTCCGGCAGACCACGACGAACCCGCCGCCAACCCCGAGGAGGACCAGTGA